The Anguilla anguilla isolate fAngAng1 chromosome 4, fAngAng1.pri, whole genome shotgun sequence genome has a window encoding:
- the cidea gene encoding cell death activator CIDE-A isoform X1, with protein MEYAKTLAPLSVVRSVSSVGMSLTRKILPARQPRLFRVCTHNRCRSRTVMASSLDELLEKAANSLLVVFQFLTLVLEEDGTVVDTEAFFQSLPANTLLMVLEKGQIWTQSKGLPSFRRPKRSGIAKLSFDLYKLNPRDFIGCLTIRATLYEIYTLSYDIKCMGAKHILKCLLRFLTQVARVVGHTLLCGSSYILQCIGEDEY; from the exons ATGGAGTATGCTAAAACCCTGGCCCCATTATCTGTGGTGAG ATCAGTATCCTCAGTTGGCATGTCACTCACACGGAAAATACTACCTGCACGTCAGCCCCGCCTCTTTAGAGTCTGCACCCATAACCGCTGCCGGAGCAGGACTGTGATGGCCTCCTCGCTGGATGAGCTTCTGGAAAAG GCGGCAAACAGCTTGCTGGTGGTGTTCCAGTTCCTGACGCTGGTGCTTGAGGAGGACGGTACAGTGGTGGACACAGAAGCCTTCTTCCAGTCCCTTCCTGCTAACACTCTGCTAATGGTGCTGGAGAAAGGGCAGATATGGACACAAAGCAAG GGACTCCCAAGTTTCAGACGGCCCAAAAGAAGTGGAATCGCCAAGTTGAGCTTTGACCTGTACAAGCTGAACCCGAGGGATTTCATTGGTTGCCTGACCATTCGAGCTACGCTGTATGAGATCTACACACTGTCATATGATATAAAGTGCATGGGGGCCAAGCACATTCTGAA GTGCTTATTGCGATTCTTGACACAAGTGGCACGTGTAGTAGGCCATACACTTCTGTGTGGCTCTTCCTACATTCTACAGTGCATCGGTGAAGATGAGTACTAG
- the eci2 gene encoding enoyl-CoA delta isomerase 2, mitochondrial isoform X1, producing MAVSFSLVSPWRFVRSARLIQGLRIPAVQLHTTGSVMGVTMEDFNHAKAQLGALKKDPGNEVKLKIYALFKQATQGPCNTPKPGMLDFVNKAKWDAWKSLGNVSQDEAKQDYINLISSLVAAEGPAQVAAKPAGSAAAFETLLVTTEDNITTIRLNRPTKKNAITVEMYNEIVKALELAGKDDSVITVLTGNGDFYCSGNDLNNFTNIPEGGIEKMAKDSGELLRGFVKAFIDFPKPLIGVINGPAVGVSVTLLGLFDVVYATERATFHTPFSQLGQSPEGCSSYTFPKMMGAAKASEMLLFNKKLTAAEACERGLVTEVFPDSSFQTEVWTRLKAYAQLPPNSLALSKQLIRMVEKERLHAVNDQEVERLVERWLSDECMNAIMSFFQSKARL from the exons ATGGCAGTTTCGTTTTCCTTGGTTTCTCCGTGGCGTTTTGTGAGATCTGCCAG GCTAATACAAGGGCTACGGATCCCAGCTGTCCAGCTGCACACAACTGGGTCAGTGATGGGGGTGACTATGGAAGACTTCAACCATGCCAAGGCCCAGCTCGGTGCATTGAAAAAGGACCCAGGCAATGAGGTCAAGTTGAAGATATATGCCCTCTTCAAACAG gctaCTCAGGGTCCTTGTAATACCCCCAAGCCAGGCATGCTGGACTTTGTCAACAAGGCCAAGTGGGATGCATGGAAGTCCCTAGGCAACGTGTCACAG GATGAGGCCAAACAGGACTACATCAATCTGATCTCTTCACTCGTGGCGGCTGAGGGGCCTGCCCAAGTTGcagcaaagcctgctgggagcGCTGCTGCATTTGAGACTCTACTGGTGACTACAGAGGACAACATTACCACCATCCGCCTCAACCGACCCACAAAAAAGAATGCCATCACAGTAGAG ATGTACAATGAGATTGTCAAGGCTCTGGAGCTTGCAGGAAAAGATGACTCTGTCATCACTGTGCTCACTG GTAATGGAGATTTTTACTGCAGCGGCAACGATTTGAATAACTTCACGAATATTCCGGAAGGTGGAATTGAAAAGATGGCAAAAGACTCTGGAGAGTTGCTtag GGGGTTTGTGAAAGCCTTCATTGACTTCCCGAAACCTTTGATTGGTGTCATCAATGGACCAGCCGTTGGAGTGTCAGTCACACTCCTTGGACTCTTCGATGTGGTCTATGCAACAGAGCGG GCGACGTTCCACACACCCTTCAGCCAGCTGGGACAAAGCCCCGAGGGCTGCTCCTCCTACACCTTCCCTAAAATGATGGGCGCAGCCAAG GCCAGTGAGATGCTGCTTTTCAATAAGAAGCTGACTGCCGCAGAGGCGTGTGAGCGTGGCCTGGTCACGGAGGTCTTCCCTGACAGCAGCTTCCAGACTGAAGTGTGGACCAGACTCAAGGCCTACGCCCAGCTGCCTCCAAAC TCTTTGGCACTGTCCAAGCAGCTTATACGCATGGTGGAAAAGGAACGACTCCATGCGGTCAACGACCAGGAGGTGGAGCGGCTGGTGGAGCGCTGGCTGTCTGACGAGTGCATGAACGCCATCATGAGCTTTTTCCAGTCCAAAGCCAGGCTGTGA
- the cidea gene encoding cell death activator CIDE-A isoform X2, translating into MSLTRKILPARQPRLFRVCTHNRCRSRTVMASSLDELLEKAANSLLVVFQFLTLVLEEDGTVVDTEAFFQSLPANTLLMVLEKGQIWTQSKGLPSFRRPKRSGIAKLSFDLYKLNPRDFIGCLTIRATLYEIYTLSYDIKCMGAKHILKCLLRFLTQVARVVGHTLLCGSSYILQCIGEDEY; encoded by the exons ATGTCACTCACACGGAAAATACTACCTGCACGTCAGCCCCGCCTCTTTAGAGTCTGCACCCATAACCGCTGCCGGAGCAGGACTGTGATGGCCTCCTCGCTGGATGAGCTTCTGGAAAAG GCGGCAAACAGCTTGCTGGTGGTGTTCCAGTTCCTGACGCTGGTGCTTGAGGAGGACGGTACAGTGGTGGACACAGAAGCCTTCTTCCAGTCCCTTCCTGCTAACACTCTGCTAATGGTGCTGGAGAAAGGGCAGATATGGACACAAAGCAAG GGACTCCCAAGTTTCAGACGGCCCAAAAGAAGTGGAATCGCCAAGTTGAGCTTTGACCTGTACAAGCTGAACCCGAGGGATTTCATTGGTTGCCTGACCATTCGAGCTACGCTGTATGAGATCTACACACTGTCATATGATATAAAGTGCATGGGGGCCAAGCACATTCTGAA GTGCTTATTGCGATTCTTGACACAAGTGGCACGTGTAGTAGGCCATACACTTCTGTGTGGCTCTTCCTACATTCTACAGTGCATCGGTGAAGATGAGTACTAG
- the LOC118225635 gene encoding AFG3-like protein 2, whose protein sequence is MAHRYLFLSRGCGNLLKSILSPNSVRQARLVVSGHADSLLAVKRGGVITNVLGAHRRFLCSKPPKGFEKYFPNGKNGPRTSERQPEAKEATPTNGHSANGRSAKGGGGGTSGGGGKKGERKEDSTWWSRLQKGDVPWDDKDFRFYFLSGVAFWTAVSYYFIFRNAGSEVTWKDFVNNYLSKGVVDRLEVINKRYVRVIFPPGKMPVDGQYVWFNIGSVDTFERNLETAQAEMGIEGENRLPVVYSTESDGSFLLNMLPTVLIIGFLLYTLRRGPAGGGRPGRGMGGLFSVGETTAKVLRNEIDIKFKDVAGCEEAKLEIMEFVNFLKNPKQYQDLGAKIPKGAILTGPPGTGKTLLAKATAGEANVPFITVNGSEFLEMFVGVGPARVRDLFVMARKNAPCILFIDEIDAVGRKRGRGNFGGQSEQENTLNQLLVEMDGFNTTTNVVVLAGTNRPDILDPALMRPGRFDRQIYIGHPDIKGRASIFKVHLRPLKLDAAMNKDSLARKMAALTPGFSGADIANVCNEAALIAARHLSDAICQKHFEQAIERVIGGLEKKTQVLQPEEKKTVAYHEAGHAVAGWYLEHADPLLKVSIIPRGKGLGYAQYLPKEQYLYTKEQLLDRMCMTLGGRVAEEIFFGRITTGAQDDLRKVTQSAYAQIVQFGMNEKVGQVSFDIPRQGEIVLEKPYSEETARLIDTEVRHLINTAYERTQALLSQKKAEVEKVALRLLEKEVLDKSDMVELLGQRPFAEKSTYEEFVEGTGGMEEDTTLPEGLKDWNKERETEKEESTEEQIARQITGGMPF, encoded by the exons ATGGCCCATCGTTATCTCTTTCTGTCGAGGGGCTGTGGGAATTTGTTAAAAAGCATATTATCACCAAATAGCGTCAGACAAGCACGGCTTGTG gTCTCAGGACATGCTGACAGTCTGCTTGctgtgaaaaggggaggggtgaTTACCAATGTCTTAGGTGCACATAGAAGATTCTTGTGTTCAAAGCCTCCTAAAG GATTCGAGAAGTACTTCCCCAATGGAAAAAATGGCCCCAGAACCAGTGAGCGCCAACCAGAGGCTAAAG aggCCACTCCGACAAATGGGCATAGCGCCAATGGGAGATCGGCTaaaggcggaggcggaggcacTTCAGGAGGCGGAGGAAAGAAAGGGGAAAGGAAGGAGGACTCTACCTGGTGGAGTAGATTGCAGAAG GGGGATGTGCCTTGGGACGATAAGGATTTCCGGTTCTACTTTCTCAGTGGGGTAGCCTTCTGGACAGCGGTCAGCTACTACTTCATTTTCCGAAATGCTGGCAGTGAGGTCACCTGGAAGGACTTTGTCAATAATTATCTCTCCAAAGGAGTT GTGGACAGACTGGAGGTGATTAACAAACGCTATGTCAGAGTAATCTTCCCCCCTGGAAAGATGCCAGTTGATGGA CAATACGTGTGGTTCAACATCGGCAGCGTGGACACGTTTGAGCGCAATCTGGAGACGGCACAGGCTGAGATGGGCATCgagggagagaacaggttgCCTGTGGTCTACTCTACAGAGAGCGATGG GTCATTTCTGTTGAACATGCTCCCCACGGTGCTGATCATTGGGTTCCTGCTGTACACGCTACGGCGGGGCCCTGCGGGGGGCGGGCGCCCTGGCCGAGGCATGGGCGGGCTCTTCAGCGTGGGCGAGACCACCGCCAAGGTGCTGCGCAACGAAATCGACATCAAGTTCAAAGACGTGGCGGGCTGCGAGGAGGCCAAGCTGGAGATCATGGAGTTCGTCAACTTCCTGAAGAACCCCAAGCAGTACCAGGACCTGGGGGCTAAGATCCCCAAG GGAGCCATTTTGACAGGACCTCCTGGCACCGGGAAGACTCTGCTAGCCAAGGCCACCGCCGGAGAGGCCAACGTCCCCTTTATCACTGTTAATGGCTCTGAATTCCTGGAGATGTTTGTGGGTGTGGGGCCAGCCAGG GTGCGGGACTTGTTTGTGATGGCCAGGAAGAATGCCCCCTGCATCCTGTTCATCGACGAGATCGATGCGGTCGGGCGCAAACGGGGGCGGGGCAACTTTGGGGGCCAGAGCGAGCAAGAGAACACCCTCAACCAGCTGCTGGTGGAGATGGacg GGTTCAACACAACTACAAACGTTGTGGTGCTGGCAGGGACCAATCGGCCTGACATTCTGGACCCGGCGCTTATGAGGCCTGGGCGCTTCGACAGGCAAATATACATTG GACACCCTGACATTAAGGGTCGGGCCTCCATATTCAAAGTGCACCTTCGGCCCTTGAAGTTGGACGCAGCCATGAATAAGGACTCGCTGGCCAGAAAGATGGCTGCCTTAACCCCAGGCTTCTCTG GTGCCGACATTGCTAATGTCTGTAATGAGGCCGCGCTGATTGCAGCTAGACACCTCTCAGATGCCATCTGCCAGAAACACTTTGAGCAGGCCATCGAACGTGTGATAGGAG GTCTTGAGAAGAAGACTCAGGTCCTTCAGCCCGAGGAGAAGAAGACTGTGGCATACCATGAGGCTGGGCATGCAGTCGCAGGCTGGTACCTGGAGCATGCAGACCCCCTGCTGAAG GTGTCTATCATTCCGCGGGGGAAGGGGCTAGGCTATGCCCAGTATCTGCCCAAGGAACAGTATCTGTACACGAAGGAACAGCTGCTGGACCGCATGTGCATGACATTGGGCGGGCGTGTCGCTGAAGAAATATTCTTTGGCAGAATCACCACCGGAGCACAGGATGACCTGAGGAAGGTCACACAGAGCGCCTACGCTCAG ATCGTCCAGTTTGGGATGAATGAGAAGGTGGGTCAGGTGTCATTTGACATCCCACGGCAGGGCGAGATTGTGCTGGAGAAGCCCTACAGCGAGGAAACTGCACGTCTCATTGACACAGAGGTGCGCCACCTCATCAACACTGCCTATGAGCGCACCCAGGCCTTACTCTCCCAGAAGAAGGCTGAGGTGGAGAAG GTGGCTCTGCGACTTTTGGAGAAAGAGGTTCTGGACAAAAGTGACATGGTGGAGCTTCTTGGGCAACGTCCATTTGCAGAGAAGTCAACCTATGAAGAGTTTGTGGAGGGCACGGGGGGTATGGAGGAGGACACCACCCTGCCCGAGGGGTTGAAGGACTGGAACAAGGAGCGCGAAAcggagaaggaggagagcaCAGAGGAGCAGATCGCTCGACAGATCACCGGCGGAATGCCCTTTTGA
- the tubb6 gene encoding tubulin beta-5 chain, producing the protein MREIVHIQAGQCGNQIGTKFWEVISDEHGIDPAGNYVGDSALQLERINVYYNEASSHKYVPRAVLVDLEPGTMDSVRSGPFGQLFRPDNFIFGQTGAGNNWAKGHYTEGAELVDSVLDVVRKECEHCDCLQGFQLTHSLGGGTGSGMGTLLISKIREEYPDRIMNTFSVMPSPKVSDTVVEPYNATLSVHQLVENTDETYCIDNEALYDICFRTLKLTTPTYGDLNHLVSSTMSGVTTSLRFPGQLNADLRKLAVNMVPFPRLHFFMPGFAPLTARGSQQYRALTVPELTQQMFDAKNMMAACDPRHGRYLTVATVFRGPMSMKEVDEQMLAIQNKNSSYFVEWIPNNVKVAVCDIPPRGLKMASTFIGNSTAIQELFKRISEQFSAMFRRKAFLHWFTGEGMDEMEFTEAESNMNDLVSEYQQYQEATANDGDETFDDDEEEVNE; encoded by the exons atgaGGGAAATAGTTCACATACAAGCGGGTCAATGTGGCAACCAAATCGGAACAAAG TTTTGGGAAGTTATCAGCGATGAACACGGCATTGATCCCGCAGGAAATTATGTCGGTGACTCAGCCCTTCAACTCGAGAGAATTAATGTGTACTACAACGAGGCATCGT CTCACAAGTATGTCCCGCGGGCAGTTCTGGTGGATCTGGAGCCAGGCACGATGGATAGCGTCCGATCTGGTCCATTTGGCCAGCTCTTCAGACCTGACAACTTCATCTTTG GGCAGACAGGTGCTGGGAACAACTGGGCCAAAGGCCACTATACAGAGGGGGCAGAGCTGGTGGACTCTGTGCTGGATGTGGTGAGGAAAGAGTGCGAACACTGTGACTGCCTTCAGGGCTTCCAGCTCACCCACTCCCTGGGCGGTGGCACAGGCTCTGGCATGGGCACCCTTCTCATCAGCAAAATCCGCGAAGAGTACCCCGACCGCATAATGAACACCTTCAGCGTCATGCCCTCCCCGAAGGTGTCGGACACCGTGGTGGAGCCCTACAACGCCACGCTGTCCGTCCACCAGCTGGTGGAGAACACAGATGAGACGTACTGCATCGACAACGAGGCGCTCTACGATATCTGCTTCCGCACCCTCAAACTCACCACGCCCACATACGGGGACCTTAACCACCTGGTGTCGTCCACCATGAGCGGGGTGACCACCTCCCTGCGCTTCCCCGGCCAGCTCAACGCCGACCTGCGCAAGCTGGCCGTCAACATGGTGCCCTTCCCCCGTCTGCACTTCTTCATGCCCGGCTTCGCCCCCCTGACCGCCCGCGGGAGCCAGCAGTACCGCGCCCTCACGGTGCCCGAGCTCACCCAGCAGATGTTTGACGCCAAGAACATGATGGCGGCCTGCGACCCGCGGCACGGCCGCTACCTGACGGTGGCCACCGTGTTCCGCGGGCCCATGTCCATGAAGGAGGTAGACGAGCAGATGCTGGCCATCCAGAACAAGAACAGCAGCTACTTTGTGGAGTGGATCCCCAACAACGTGAAGGTGGCCGTGTGCGACATCCCACCGCGCGGCCTCAAGATGGCCTCCACCTTCATCGGCAACAGCACGGCCATCCAGGAGCTGTTCAAGCGCATCTCCGAGCAGTTTTCCGCCATGTTCCGCCGTAAGGCCTTCCTGCACTGGTTCACCGGGGAGGGCATGGACGAGATGGAGTTCACGGAGGCAGAGAGCAACATGAACGACCTGGTGTCGGAGTACCAGCAGTACCAGGAGGCCACTGCCAATGATGGAGATGAGACATTTGACGATGATGAGGAGGAAGTAAATGAGTGA
- the eci2 gene encoding enoyl-CoA delta isomerase 2, mitochondrial isoform X2, translated as MGVTMEDFNHAKAQLGALKKDPGNEVKLKIYALFKQATQGPCNTPKPGMLDFVNKAKWDAWKSLGNVSQDEAKQDYINLISSLVAAEGPAQVAAKPAGSAAAFETLLVTTEDNITTIRLNRPTKKNAITVEMYNEIVKALELAGKDDSVITVLTGNGDFYCSGNDLNNFTNIPEGGIEKMAKDSGELLRGFVKAFIDFPKPLIGVINGPAVGVSVTLLGLFDVVYATERATFHTPFSQLGQSPEGCSSYTFPKMMGAAKASEMLLFNKKLTAAEACERGLVTEVFPDSSFQTEVWTRLKAYAQLPPNSLALSKQLIRMVEKERLHAVNDQEVERLVERWLSDECMNAIMSFFQSKARL; from the exons ATGGGGGTGACTATGGAAGACTTCAACCATGCCAAGGCCCAGCTCGGTGCATTGAAAAAGGACCCAGGCAATGAGGTCAAGTTGAAGATATATGCCCTCTTCAAACAG gctaCTCAGGGTCCTTGTAATACCCCCAAGCCAGGCATGCTGGACTTTGTCAACAAGGCCAAGTGGGATGCATGGAAGTCCCTAGGCAACGTGTCACAG GATGAGGCCAAACAGGACTACATCAATCTGATCTCTTCACTCGTGGCGGCTGAGGGGCCTGCCCAAGTTGcagcaaagcctgctgggagcGCTGCTGCATTTGAGACTCTACTGGTGACTACAGAGGACAACATTACCACCATCCGCCTCAACCGACCCACAAAAAAGAATGCCATCACAGTAGAG ATGTACAATGAGATTGTCAAGGCTCTGGAGCTTGCAGGAAAAGATGACTCTGTCATCACTGTGCTCACTG GTAATGGAGATTTTTACTGCAGCGGCAACGATTTGAATAACTTCACGAATATTCCGGAAGGTGGAATTGAAAAGATGGCAAAAGACTCTGGAGAGTTGCTtag GGGGTTTGTGAAAGCCTTCATTGACTTCCCGAAACCTTTGATTGGTGTCATCAATGGACCAGCCGTTGGAGTGTCAGTCACACTCCTTGGACTCTTCGATGTGGTCTATGCAACAGAGCGG GCGACGTTCCACACACCCTTCAGCCAGCTGGGACAAAGCCCCGAGGGCTGCTCCTCCTACACCTTCCCTAAAATGATGGGCGCAGCCAAG GCCAGTGAGATGCTGCTTTTCAATAAGAAGCTGACTGCCGCAGAGGCGTGTGAGCGTGGCCTGGTCACGGAGGTCTTCCCTGACAGCAGCTTCCAGACTGAAGTGTGGACCAGACTCAAGGCCTACGCCCAGCTGCCTCCAAAC TCTTTGGCACTGTCCAAGCAGCTTATACGCATGGTGGAAAAGGAACGACTCCATGCGGTCAACGACCAGGAGGTGGAGCGGCTGGTGGAGCGCTGGCTGTCTGACGAGTGCATGAACGCCATCATGAGCTTTTTCCAGTCCAAAGCCAGGCTGTGA